In one window of Tachypleus tridentatus isolate NWPU-2018 chromosome 2, ASM421037v1, whole genome shotgun sequence DNA:
- the LOC143244029 gene encoding uncharacterized protein LOC143244029 isoform X3, with protein MFNEVIEEPASETSSTSTDGSESNNSGLEETTKQSTKEGKPTTDKRRLKMKKAMQKTALN; from the coding sequence ATGTTTAACGAGGTAATTGAAGAACCAGCCTCAGAAACTTCGAGCACATCTACAGACGGATCAGAGAGTAACAACTCAGGTCTAGAGGAAACAACCAAGCAGTCAACAAAAGAAGGCAAACCAACCACGGATAAAAGGAGACTAAAGATGAAAAAGGccatg
- the LOC143244029 gene encoding uncharacterized protein LOC143244029 isoform X4, producing MFNEVIEEPASETSSTSTDGSESNNSGLEETTKQSTKEGKPTTDKRRLKMKKAMKTALN from the coding sequence ATGTTTAACGAGGTAATTGAAGAACCAGCCTCAGAAACTTCGAGCACATCTACAGACGGATCAGAGAGTAACAACTCAGGTCTAGAGGAAACAACCAAGCAGTCAACAAAAGAAGGCAAACCAACCACGGATAAAAGGAGACTAAAGATGAAAAAGGccatg
- the LOC143244027 gene encoding uncharacterized protein LOC143244027, with translation MKTNVDHYQLKWNEYYVRYEKHPLGQKLAEKKKELVKVEEQLKIYQSELRQGQADLFRMKCERARRNSEDVFQHLEKFVLTLASIKVETNKCLVDIALTKQEVGHISQVINLHKHTRENYKVLRPSSQMEIVTDNEPSHMKIIKNNVVSQMEIVTDNERFHMEIVKDNLIGQMEFAKDCKLKAMNEEKELGQSSVFIDNGKCIDTTGTKQCQSLSYTQHVNKPKLTKENIFQLFIPQLPLSQETKTKTYSIKSLPQEQDLKEVSDGRFSSSKVDEDKVRLSESCENRDNISKIINTYLTPFLNSNNYETPKCTKNTADIIHENQDNEEQVSKAKGDITSSPHSPLNFMKCQEILNQLKKSPGFVYKSRNMIQQDEKCKTQNIKNVPSSFVNSLAGINQFQTEVRQLDLEPSDRFEESYQRSSDKLGSVSTAQEETGKLSGSHFVTDCQSLNLTTAKETLSVTNKATFPQKLSSAVRDSPISSQQNRPANDAESPNELDMFRVVMFRHQNYEDTPSSLTPELRRHTLELDTRTTKTHPRVRHQNYEDTPSTSFFHLHQTHLWFLISEVQKQPRRLTFWFHKPVILDAGFVWKWRRFTWFFTSTQR, from the coding sequence atgaaaacaaatgtGGATCATTATCAGCTGAAATGGAATGAGTATTATGTGAGATATGAAAAACACCCACTGGGACAAAAATTAGCtgagaaaaaaaaggaattagtGAAGGTGGAAGAGCAACTTAAAATCTACCAATCTGAACTGAGACAAGGTCAGGCCGATCTTTTTCGTATGAAATGCGAACGAGCTAGAAGAAACAGTGAAGACGTTTTCCAACATcttgaaaaatttgttttaacgCTGGCTTCAATTAAAGTAGAAACAAACAAGTGTTTGGTTGACATTGCATTAACTAAACAGGAAGTTGGGCATATTTCTCAGgtcattaatttacataaacacacTCGAGAAAATTATAAGGTTCTAAGACCATCCTCTCAAATGGAAATCGTTACAGATAACGAACCTTCtcatatgaaaataattaaaaacaacgtaGTTTCCCAAATGGAAATCGTTACAGACAACGAACGCTTTCATATGGAAATAgttaaagacaatttaattggtCAAATGGAATTCGCTAAAGACTGCAAATTAAAGGCCATGAATGAAGAGAAAGAGCTAGGCCAATCTTCTGTTTTTATCGACAACGGGAAATGTATTGATACAACAGGAACAAAACAGTGTCAGTCATTGTCATACACTCAACATGTAAACAAACCAAAGCTTACTAAAGAGAACATTTTTCAGCTATTTATTCCACAGTTACCTCTATCACAGGAGACCAAGACGAAAACCTATTCCATAAAAAGCCTTCCACAAGAACAGGATTTAAAGGAAGTTTCTGATGGGAGGTTCTCAAGCTCCAAGGTGGATGAAGATAAAGTTAGATTAAGTGAATCGTGTGAAAATAGAgataacatttctaaaataatcaACACCTACCTCACACCATTTTTAAATTCTAACAATTATGAAACACCTAAATGTACAAAGAATACAGCTGATATAATACATGAAAATCAAGATAATGAAGAACAAGTTAGTAAAGCAAAAGGAGACATTACATCAAGTCCTCACTCTcctttaaattttatgaaatgccAGGAAATCTTGAATCAGTTGAAAAAGTCACCAGGTTTTGTATACAAGAGTAGAAACATGATTCAACAGgatgaaaaatgtaaaacacaaaacattaaaaatgttccaTCTTCATTTGTTAACAGTTTAGCTGGAATTAACCAGTTTCAAACGGAAGTTCGTCAGTTGGATTTGGAACCATCTGATAGGTTTGAAGAAAGTTACCAACGTTCCTCCGATAAATTAGGAAGTGTTTCAACAGCACAAGAAGAAACTGGAAAACTTTCAGGATCGCACTTCGTCACTGATTGTCAATCATTAAACCTAACTACCGCAAAAGAAACCCTTTCTGTTACAAATAAAGCCACCTTTCCACAAAAACTAAGCAGCGCTGTAAGAGATTCACCAATATCCTCTCAACAAAACAGACCTGCGAACGACGCTGAGTCGCCTAATGAGTTAGATATGTTCAGAGTTGTGATGTTTCGACACCAGAACTATGAAGACACACCCTCGAGTTTGACACCAGAACTACGAAGACACACCCTCGAGTTAGACACCAGAACTACGAAGACACACCCTCGAGTTAGACACCAGAACTATGAAGACACACCCTCGACTTCCTTTTTCCATCTTCACCAAACCCATCTTTGGTTTTTGATTTCGGAAGTTCAGAAACAACCAAGACGTTTAACATTTTGGTTCCACAAACCAGTCATCCTCGATGCTGGATTTGTTTGGAAGTGGAGACGCTTCACTTGGTTCTTCACAAGCACACAAAGATAA
- the LOC143244031 gene encoding uncharacterized protein LOC143244031 → MMINYILLAFVFSLHSGVYTFPHIIQEVMFEEGMCGPGVVDNIKLNRHQCIMNSTSEMVKNINNMCREEIFPQMDDLQFLNSVCTDCQKEKKFKKCMILNMPWHNTMDSNYNDDDDDMMLGSRMKRGVRETIIQTWIMTKCYVKYPATNFKTNR, encoded by the exons ATGATGATAAATTACATTCTTTTAGCTTTCGTCTTCTCACTTCACAGCGGAGTTTATACCTTTCCGCATATAATACAAGAAGTTATGTTCGAGGAAGGAATGTGTG gccCTGGTGTTGTAGACAATATAAAACTCAACAGACATCAATGTATTATGAACAGCACATCTGAaatg gtaaaaaatataaataatatgtgtCGGGAGGAAATCTTCCCCCAGATGGACGACCTGCAATTTCTGAACAGCGTCTGTACGGATTGTCAGAAGGAGAAAAAG tttaagaAGTGTATGATCCTTAACATG CCTTGGCATAACACTATGGATAGCAAttataatgatgatgatgatgacatgATGTTAGGATCGAGAATGAAGAGAGGCGTCAGAGAGACAATAATCCAAACATGGATAATGACG AAATGTTACGTCAAGTATCCTGCTACTAATTTTAAGACTAATCGTTAG
- the LOC143244029 gene encoding uncharacterized protein LOC143244029 isoform X5, which yields MFNEVIEEPASETSSTSTDGSESNNSGLEETTKQSTKEGKPTTDKRRLKMKKAMVVGKK from the coding sequence ATGTTTAACGAGGTAATTGAAGAACCAGCCTCAGAAACTTCGAGCACATCTACAGACGGATCAGAGAGTAACAACTCAGGTCTAGAGGAAACAACCAAGCAGTCAACAAAAGAAGGCAAACCAACCACGGATAAAAGGAGACTAAAGATGAAAAAGGccatg